CATATTAATCACTCCAAAGAATCCGAATGCAGCTTCAGCACAAATAAAATTCACTATTATCCTCATGATTTTAGTTACCGCAACTCTACATTCCCAGAATCAAATCAACCAGACTattcaaattgaaattttcaaaCATAAATTAAGATCATACACCAAAACCTAATCCAGTGCTTCACACACCAAAACCACTGAgctagcactacattgtgagtAACAGTACTAAAACCTAGACGAAATCGGCGAGAGAATCTAACCGAATTTGGCGACGAGTGGTAGTAGATGTACGAGATTCCGCCGGAGACAGCCGCGAGTGCTCCGATCGGGAAGCGGAAGCCGGACATGGAATTCCCGGCTCCGGCGGTGAAGCCAGCCGGGGCGGCCTTGGCTAGTCTCTGGAAGAAGGCAGCCATTTCGAGGGAGCAAAGCACTATGCTGAAGAAGACTAGAGGAAATGAAGATGATCTGGTAGGTGTTGAACAAGGGTACAATTGTCTTTTCAGTTATTTTACGGAACGTATCGGCTCGTATTCAGCCATTTTCCGGCATAGTTCCTGGCGTATCTTGGGTAAAAATATACTACACGCTCAAATTCACTTTAAATGCACGTCGAATAGACTCTTCGGGTGCATGTTGACTGCCGGAGATGCTTACCTAAAGACGATTATACCCTGAGTGTTAAATAGGCCCGCTGGCCTTTTGATGAGTCTTCGGCTTGGCCCAACATATAATACGTCCCGAggatttctttttttataagagGTTTTTGAGATAATTTTACTCATTAGTTAAATCAATCTTTGAAAGGTTGAATCCGACGATTTTCATGTGTCCGTATTTGAAAACGTACATTTATTCATCTGTCAAGTATCTATAAGTCAGGTCGGATCGATGAACATTAGTTCCACTAATAATTGAAGAAGAATTTGTGCAAGCCTTATGCTTTTGTTAGAGAAAATTGAGATCTTaatctactttttttttttacggaAAACTAATGCATATAggtttttataaattttatgtgGTCTGAAAGTCATTACATACCACTCCGCTGAACATTCAGAACAAGAGGTTATAAGTAGATCTTAATCTACTTAGTTATCATAATCTTAGACTAAACAAATTGTGTGGTAATATGTTTAACACACCAATGTGGACCGTTACAATGATATACAAATATGCTTTGTGTTTTTGACGTACAATTTCGCACAGCCGTCATCCCTTTCTCCTTAGTCCGAGGTGCTTATGCAAGTACGACCATGTCTGCTTCACATGGGTTGGAGCCCCATTTCCATCACAAGATTGGAGTCATTGGGTTTTGGTGGTACCTCCAAACCCCATAGCACTTATTCATGCTGACAGATTCCGCTGCCAGTTACTTACAaccgtaaaaaaaaaacatacgtATTCACCAAGAAACAACGGAAAGAAACCTATCAAGTGCAAGGATTAAAACAATGAACAAATGATCCATCTATTGACTAGTGAGTAGTGAGTGATGTGATGATGGGGGAGGAAGAGAAGGATAAGGATGATGATATGTTTATCGTTTCTGGTTTGTATATATTGGTCAATTTCTCAACGATTCATAGCTGGATTAAAACAGTGAAGAGAGATTGGTCATTGGTGCATATCGATACTCTTACCTTCATCTTAAACTTTAACCACTGAATGAATGACAAACTAGCAAAGGAGTAGGTCCCTTCAGAAAGCAATTGTTCATGGAGATCGCCTGAATCTTCAACCGGACAACCCAGAAGATATTTTTGCTTCAGACACTATTATTTAGCTTAATTTGCATAGAAGTGTAAAGTTAATTAACACGTTACAGTGTTCTTCATTCGGAAGTTATCGTGAAGTCGCTCTATAAGTTTTGGCCATAAACTCCggcaaattaaattttaacagCCAAAGCATTCATGCTCAACATTATTTTGGCTCCGCTGAATTTAGGATATGAAATAACAGTAACATTAACCAAACTTGATTGGACATGAAAATGATAACAATAAGTTAAAAATGTCATCTCAACCAATGGAGTTAAGATACAAGTGTCACTGATCTCACTGGTGATGAGGAAGACTTACAATAATCACTACACTATGATACATGTGATAAGAACAAGAATTAATAAATCAACTAGGCCTAGGTGAATGAAACTTGGAAGAAGACATATCTACCTGTCGATCTGTGTTTTGCCGATTCAAAACGAAGTTCCAATAATTGAAGTACGATGGCCAATGGtatatacatgtcatgcatGATGAATTTAGAACTCACTGGTTGATATAGATTGAAGAAGACCTTTTGTTGTTTCTTGATAAATAATCAAATACCAACAAAAGTTCTTGAGATCGATCTTACGGCCAATGGAGATTAGAGATTGGAGATCGAAGATTGGAGGATGCAATTGTGGATCCAATCCAGGGGTGCCGGCAGTGCACCGGTTCATGCGTTCAACAGGTTCATATTTTGCTCTTTTAAGGTGTTCGACGAATTACTTTACAAGgttaaagaaattgaaatgaTCTTAATGTGATATAATATATACGTGATAGTTAAGTTTGTAGAACATCAATCATCTAGAAACTACAATGTAAAAGAAGTGGTACTGATGTCATTTAGTTATAACACTTGAGTAGTTTCATGATCCAGTTGACGTTTAAAGTAAACAAACAAGATGTTCGATAAATTGCTTCAAAATATCAAGAGAAACAAACGACAACGATGTTTAACACTACCTAACAACGATGAAAACACCGTGTATCATACTGTACTTCTGGGTGCGTTTAAGACTACCAAAGTTTACTGCAGACAATTAGTTAAGCACTACCTATCCTCGTAGTAAATCCCAGTTGATTAAGTCTAGGGGGTACACTGCAATCGTGATCAGAATGATCAGATCAATACAAGGCCAGGGTGATTACTGGAAGTCTTCACTAATAGATATTTCCGTCAGTTGCATTATATTATAACTTTGTTTCTTCAACGGCTGAGAATGAAACCATATTGGCAAACCTGACAAAAACATATGAGAAGATTCCTTGTAACTTTGCATGATTGGACCTTTAGTCTGTTTACTTCCATATATAAAAGCTCACCAAAAGTTTCAACTCCATGTCTTTAGTGTTCTGGAAATGCCTCACTACATTTCAACTCCATGTCTTTGGTATTTGGTCTGTAGAACTGTAACTGCTGCACTAGTTTAGTGTAGCTTCTGGGTTTAGGATCTGGGGAGTTGAAAATCTTCCatagtttcttttctttagaTCCTTGTGCTCTTGGTTTCTTTTTCTCCAAGTAAGACCATGGATACTTGTAGAAGTAGAAATATGCTCATGGGGTCTTGAATGGTGCAGGGGTAGCTTGACAATGTCTTTCCACACCCAAAATCGTCCAACTCTGCTTCTCGGTGTTCTAAGCGAAAATCGAACACAGAACAGAACCAAATCAGGCTCATCTGTAGCTGTACATGTATCCTCAGTTCTACAAACTAATGGAAAAGGTGGAAATGGGAATGGGAATCTGTCTGATCAACCCAAGAAAGGTATGGCTCTAAAAAAGCGACAAGTCTCCAAGTTTGTGCTTAGCCAACCAAACACTGTGGGCATCATTGGAGGAGTGTCTGTATATTCTAGCCTACTTTTCTTGGAGAAGCTTGTTTGGTGGAGTTTGAAAGATGGGGGTGAATGCCCACCTTTTGTTGTGTGCAGTGATACAGCACAATATAAGGAGCTTCCTATTCGCAGTTTGTTTCAATCACTCAAGAGAAAAGCAACTAAGGCCAAATACTCGAGCAAAAATCGGGCCATCATCGACAGCTTGTGCCAAAAAAGAGCATTCCTAGAGAATTCTGGAGCTAGATGCATAGTCATGCCATGCCATCTGTCTCATGCTTGGCATGAACAGATTTCTCAGGACTGTTCTTTGAGGTTTCTTCATATTGGTGAGTGTGTTGCTAGAGAACTCAGAGAAGCAAAGATGAAGCCACTTGAAGCTGGGAGTAATGTGAGGATTGGGGTGCTTGGTGCTGAAGCAACTTTAACAGCTGGTTTTTACCAACAGAAGCTAAGTATTCAGGTATACAATTTAAAGGCACTTATATAAACTTAAGCTaatctagttttttttttttttacattgtaGACTAATTCTAAGTTGTAACATATTTCGGGTCTAGTGGTCGTCTAACATGATGTTCATGATGTTAAGAGTAGTCTTGGTTGCTTGTGCAGGGTGAAGCATGGCGTATATGCTTGTCTTCGTCTGCATTTCTATAGCTTATGTTTTCGAGTCTAgtggttttgtaatattgATACCATACAAGCTTATGTACACTCATCAAAGTCGTGTAGAAGCGATGAACACATTATTGACACTGACTAGCACATATAATTTTGGTTCAACTTTGGTATCATTGGAAcagtttttgtttgttttgaatggAAAATGCACAGGGCTTTGAGGTTGTTGTACCAGACAAAGCAACCATGGAACATGTTGTGACTCCTGCAATTGAGGCATTGAAGAGAAGAGACATGGAAGGGGCACGGAATCTGTTAAGAATCTCGGTGCAGGTTCTGTTGGTGAGGGGGGTGAACATTGTCATCATCGCTTCTGATGAATTGCAGGGTGTTCTGCCTCGTGATGATCCACTTCTTAAGAAATGTATTGATCCCATGGATGCTTTGGCTAGGTCAACCATCAAATGGGCAAAGGCCACAGGAAATGGTGGATAAATAGAGCTCAAGAACCAGCAGACCCTTATGTACAAAAATCTTGCTGTCACTGGTGAGGGCTATATGTCTATAAACCAAGCTCTGCTTCTCCCTCACTTCCATAAACAGAATCATTTTGATCTTGAAGGTCGACTGGAGTCATATAAAGAAGGAAGGCCTCGAAATGCAACACACCTGATCGAAGCTGAAGTTGATCAAGTTTCAATGACTTGGAGTCGGGTTATTCGCGTTTTTGCACTATGTTATGATCTGTCTAGCTCCCCTATTCACGCATTCAAATGTTACAGTAATAAATCAATTTCAACCCACATGAGAAATACGTTAGTACATAAGTCAATTATTTCGAATATATATAAGATTCAAAACATATTTAcacaacattttttttaaaaaggaaaaacatatTTACACAAACGTTACATCTGGACGCAATGAAGCAATCGAAAATAAACTGTTGCAAGGATGGAATGGCAGGTATATATGTTCTCAAAAACTCGAAAAGGCAGAGAAATTTAGACATCCTAAATGCATGTAAAATGTAATCTAAGCTTCCTCCACAATCAAAAGAGAACCAATCCAGTAATTTGGAACATGGAAAATCGAAGACAGTAACTGCTTGAGATCGAAAATTTGTAAAAGCATATTCACACCGGAGCAACGAGGTAAACTGACTGCATAGCTCACTAGAAGACTGCATGCGGTTCCAGCTTCAATGAGGACTGTGCCAATGATGTACTGCGCCACTAGAGAAAAGCCATGGCCTGATCACACACCAAAACCacattatatatttgatacatATTATTCGAATATCATCAAACCACTAACAAACTGCAACAGTTTCTATTCTACAATGTCAAAACCAGCATTTGCATCAAGCCATCAATAATGAAACTTTAAAGCATTAACACAAGCACTTATATGGCCTGCAACTATGTAGCAGTGTCCGTGTTGAACACAATTCGTTGCGCGAACACGTCATATGAAAATCTTCTTGGACACAGACACATTTtagacacgttaattaaatattattttaaatatatatatatatatatatatctaattataaatatatatatatatataccttatttcaaaaataatatttaaaatttataagaATATTATAGTCCATTTACTTAATTGTCACTAGCTAGGCCTCCAAATGTCTAAACTCATGACTTTTCAACCTCACAAGTTAGTGTTAGTCTTACAGGCCAACTCCACCCCCCTCCCCCTTTTTTTTGGTTCGAAGAAACTCTTCCCTTACCCCGTGGCCTTGTCTCACTTGAGTAAACCTCCTTTGTATCTGAACTGGTCCTCCTTTGTATCTAAACACCAGTCATATCCACATAACCGGACCCAAATCTTCAAATCTCGCTTTGTTGTTCCATCTATTTTTGGTTAGTTTCACTACTACAGTTGCCGATAATATATGGCCCTTCTAGCAACATCTTTATCACCAACAACAAATTAGATTAACTTCAAGagagaagaataagaagatcGAGTAGAGATAAGTCATAGAAGGTAACCCGATGCCAAATCTCCAACCCAATCGACTTGGTTACCTGGAAAACTTCAATTGCACAATTGAAGAGGGGAAGAGAAAGTTGTCGGCAAGTCTGAGAGAGATTCCTGATCTAATCGATATATCTATAAAAAGGGTAAATGAAAAAACTAACCTTATGTGTCCCTCTTTATTTCGTGTCTGAAACACAATACGCGTGTTTGATCTATATCCAAAACACAATACGCATATATGAGCGGTACTCAAAACACAATACACGTGGCAGGACGTATTTAAGCGTGTCCGTAGCTGTGTCCGCGTCAGACACGCAATACGCTAGCTGAAGgacgtgtccgtgctacataggcCGACAATAACTAAATCTGTCACGGAAacaaatttgccgaccaccATTCATTTACCCACTTTGTGCCAACCATTCTATATTCATGTCATGTATCCaattgctcaattattatctaaatatgagTTGGAAAAAGACACATAACATGAGTTTAAAATGGTGAGTATAAGGTAGACAAATAAATAGTGATCGGCAAATTTACTTCCAATCTGCCACAACCCTTTTATCAGCCCAATCAGTTTTCCCCAAGTGCAGTTGTTGCATAGCTGAATATGCAAACATGCCCCATGGGCTTCAAACTGGTTGAATGACTTGAATCACAAGATTCGGTGGTACTATAAAACCCTATAGCAATCGCATTTACAAAGAGGGGAGACTTGTTTTGTAGACGAATCAAGACTATTCTCATCTATCACGCATTCGTGTATCATGGCACGAACAAAAATGCAAAGTGAAGGACAATTGTACATGGTTAAGTGATGGAAAATGCAACTATTTGGAAGGTAGAGCAACGTTAGAGAGATACTCTTTAATGCGCCGACGTACACGTCGTCCGACATCAAATCTCATGGTTAATCCTTGgaataatacttagctaattaACCTGGTATGAGCTAACCCAATCCAATGATAAGACGACATGTGTCcttttgtaatttaattttattccGTTATTAACACATATTTAACTTTAAGATGATATCCAAATCCAAGGCCACACCCCTCCTCTTCCAAGCTCTAATCCAGCGTCCCCTTATCCTCGGCGTGTAAAAGCTTATATTTTTAGGTGAATGTGGTTTTGATTTAAATGGTAAGAGCATCTCTAATAGATTATGCATTTTGGAGAAAAATGAGATTTTGGAGAAAAATTGTCAAATTTTCACTCCAATAGCTTCTTCGTCTCATTTtttaaaatagagaaatatataaaaaaggaGAGATGATTCTCCATATTTACAGGATTTGGCAAAAAAATTGCATAACCAAATATTAAATACTACACTTTCTCCAACAATTTAAACTTAGATTACAACCAAtcaaaaatatgaataatTTATTATAAGCTAAAAATATAAGAATATATAATACTTTATGGTAATAATTAATGATAAAATtgaatatttttcttattgtAATAAATGAGAAATctgtaaaataagaaaattgttagagtttgaggatgaaaattttggagattttgaaattgacttCTCTATTTTGGAGAAAATATGGAGAAGTTGTTAGAGATGCTCTAACTAAAACTCACTTTTCTATTTCCCCCAAAAGACCATTGTTTTCTTTAGTCTCCTCAATATGCAAACACATACACTTTGAAAACTATCTAGAAAAGGTCCTAAACTAAGAAGTAAAAACAAAGATCGAGTCTCTAATATGACTAAAGCAAGCTATCAAATGACCAAGGTTCTAATAGACCCACATAAAAAAAACCTCAGAAAActcaaatagaaaataaattgaaGCATGGATTCAAgtcaaaaaataaattgaaaaataGATGTTGCAATTGACACATGTCCGCTTATTAGCGGCCATGGTTAGCTACAACTGGCCCGGGCTAGGCTGCCAAGTTTTCCCCTTCAACAAGATGTGGTTACTTCATAATGCACCATACATTTAGGTGCATTCATGTGTCTTGTTATCTCGTGTTGGCTTTCTAGAATAGATAGATGCGTTTTGTGCATCTAGTTATGGTCAGTGACGGACTTGTGTTGAAGGGCACTGTGGGCTGCACCCTAGACATTATTTTTACACATGCAGAACTAAAATCATGTGGAGTTCAGTTGGTTAGGGTCTCTACAAGTAATTGACAGTCTATCCCCATATCCTGGGTTTGAATCATaacatagttttttttttcaaccttttaaattttcttccttcttttcttttctccctccttttttcataaaatatttattattttatagtcCTTTTTTCTACTAGTATTattacttttctttttattttttccccAATTATTTTGATCTAAATTTGAGTTTAATAAGGTGATTGCATTGAAATACTATTttaaccaaagaaaaaaatagcaaAATTATATTGACGGAACCGATTGTATATAAGGAAGTAAACTAGCCTAGACTAAATTTAGTTCATGGATCTGATCCGCCTCTAGTTATAGTTTCTAATATTTTACTTCGATGCTTCTACATCGCCCGATATGTAGTCTTCGGTATTAGtttactgtcttcttctcatgtttgtctcttctctttttcattttagaaattatatcgaaaaaaaaattacgggCGTGTTTACTTTCCCGTAAAGGGAATGATTCAGCAAGGAATCATTCTGTTTCTCCTTCAATTAAGTGACCCTTTACTGATGTTTTAGGCTATGGTTGTGGATCAATTTGTATTCAATCTGATTTAGACTGGAGACTTCTGATTTTATCAAATACGATTGCAAAATTTGTGTATTATGGGGTGGTTTGGTGTTTATGGTTGCTCTTATCATTGTCAGATTATGATTGATAAACTCATGTCCAATTGTTCAAAGTTGATTATACTTGGTGAACTCATATTCAGATTATGATCTATAATGCACACTATGTTTTTATCGTTAATTTAGGTCGTATATGAGGAATAATTCTCTTCCCATATATATGGAAGGTGCTCCTGTTTATTCTCCAGAAGAGTGGTCATCCTCATTCTGCAAATCTTATATAGCTGATGACTTGAAGAAAACATTCTGTGTGTTAATGTTTTATGGAATGTGCTTGAATTAAAGTTGATGTACTCGAATCATAGTAGTTCTCTAGTTGAACACAAGGTTGCTTGTAGGTAGTTTTGGCTATGAGCATTTCACTTATTCTGATTGTTCCATTAATCTTTCAGGAAGCAACACTTGGTTTGGACTCTACTGCACACTAGGCATGGAGACACCCTCAATCTGTATAAGGTTTCACTGATCTGTATTTGCTTACTTATATTACAGTATATATGATTGATCTGAGTTTAACTAAGCCAGCATCTTGTGATTTGGTTGTGTACTAAGTCTGCactgacatttttttttccactgAGCAATAGTTTGAATTTGATCTAACACTAGATTTTTCGATACATAGATATacaaaagatggatgatcaAGGCAACAAAAACATGGAAATCAAAACGAGGTAGTACCAATGCAGCTGGTTATGCCAAAAACTGCAGCAGCTAGTTAAACTGCAGCAACACTAATAGGTTTAGGCATCTGCTACACATTATTGCTGGTCATTTGGCTTTCTAATTTAGCATATTAGTTGACTTCATTTTCTCAGCAGGTTTtaattgtattgaatttgattataTCACATTGTATTTCAAATGTTGTAACCTTATTTTACTGTTATGTTATACATAAGGGTATTTTCGTAATCAATTTATAATAATTCTCATTCTTATATGTTAGTAAACACATTTCCGATTCTTGAGAACAAGTAAACATGTGATATAGGAATGACACCTCCTCTCCCaattccctctctctcccatTACGATTTAGTAAACATACCCTACATCGACCATTGCCGACCCTTAGTTCTAAGGCATAGTGGTCCTCTCCTCTCACGACTCACGAGAGGGGTAGACCCTCGAGCAAAGAACACCACTAAATGACTATAATCACTCACTCCTCTCttttagtttatatatatatatattcggcaaaaaaaaatatatatacctgaTTGATATAACGGAGTTAGATCAACCGCCGAGGGTGAGGGCAGCTTTAACGTCGAGCCGCCATGCAAATCCTCCGCCGTTCATCCTCCACAAATCACAAGGCACCAACCCCGAGTAGTAATATCTCTTGTCCTTTTTCTGATCCTCCACCACCGTGTATTTCAGTCTCACTTGGCACGTGAACGCCGAGTTCGTCGTGTGCGGCAGCTCCTCATTCATCCATAACAACACCGTTAACGGTTGCAGCCTCGTCATCTTCACCATCGTCCTAAAAGCTCCGTTCAGCCACCGCACTCTGTTCCAACCATCCGATATAAACCCCGGACATTCGTCCTTCTTTAATCTCATCATTATCTCCTCGTCGACACGAACCCCGGGAAACTCAAACCCTTGAGAAGAACTCGGAGCTTTTATGCATGAGCCTCGCACACACTCCACCGTCACCCACGACTCCACTCCTCCCATCTGCTCCATCACGACCGGTGGATCAGGCACCCTCTTTCCCACCGCTGCCTTCGGATCTCCTCCTCCACCCAAGCTCAACCAATGACTGTAATCTTCAACAACACTGTCAACCTCAAAGTTAGATGATCCGCCACTGTGCTTAGAGCGGTCGATACCACTGCTACCGCTACCACTCTCCTCAACCAGGTGAGGCAACAGCTGCAGTGTCTCCACGCGCTGCTCGTCCGTACTCGTTTCTTGTTTCCCCCTCTGTTCTTCTCTATATATGCGTTCGGTCCTAACGTACCTTCTCTTGGTTCTCTTTGGCAGCGTGGACAAAGGTGTGCTGCCACCGTATAACGGTTTTGGCATGATCGGGCGGTATTTGACCATTAGCCGattcaaaacagaaaaaccCTCAGAACCGCCGCCGTTGCCTTCTCTGCctcccatctctctctctctctcagacaCTCACCAAAATTACAACAGGCACCAACTGTGAAGAGGATGAAGAAACAACAAGATCAGGCGGCCGGACTTAATCACTTAGCTTAGCTAGGGCTGAAACAACAATATTTGACGGGTTAATTAGTTAGTCACTTTCGCTATGGCTGAGTAGGGTCGAGTAGCACATAGCAAGTGGTCTATGAGCGGGTGTAGTCGAGCCACAATGTTCCCCACACACGTTTAATGAGTGGCCACCGGTGTTATGGTTATTTTTGGCATAACTTAGCTTATTAGAAAAGCTGATTTATACTTATTTTTAACAATATGTAGttaataagtaaaataattgGGTATTTAATAAATTGATTTTTATAAGTGGTTGTTTGTGACAAAAGTCGTGACAATGCATTTGGTGAATCAAACTGACATTTACTTTTGTTTGTACAATGATCAATTTAGACATAAAtgatttatgatttttttattttattttttaagaatAGATTTCATGTCTTATGTTTAAACAAGCGATGATTTGTCATTGATAGGAAATGTAGGAGTACATGTTGATCGACCCATATTAGGCCTTTGTCAAATTAATGGAACCatgcaaaataaattaaactaAATCTAGCAATTTCAATGTCgtaaactctaaacttggAATCCAAAAAGAACTAGAGAATTATGAGACGAGACTCACTTATTGCTTAGGGTAAGATCGTCATCGAAAGATACAGACACATGCCCAAAGAGGGAAGCTCATGCCCATAAGCCCTGTTATTGTGGACACCCAAGCAACAACAACCACTGACCTCTGTCGCCACCACCTCTAAGAATCGACCTAGCACCCACCGGAGAATCACCATTAGATTGAGCCCACCAAAATCCGGCAAGACCACCACAACACTTGATCAAAAGCACAAACTGAAAGAGCTCATACCCCAAAAAAGAGGAGGCTCCGAGAGAAACAGAGCACATTTAGTCTACAATATAAAATTCTTTGATCAGTAATTTAACCAGAAAAATGACACAACTAacattaataaataattttggtTTCCTATGGTAACCTTAATAACAACATACATTTTTCATTGACAACAAGTAACTATTAAAATTATCAATATTTTAGATTCACAAATCCAATCCAATCAATTGAACTAACTTGTATACATAAGATATTTTCCTATGACAATAcaaaagaaatacaaaaaattTGTACATTAATCAATGATCATTAGGTCGATCAATTGCATAAACATTCACATCAAAATGATCTCCTTCATAAGATATTTTCCTATGACAATAcagaagaaatataaaaaatttgtACATTGATCAATGATCATTAGGTCGATCAATTGCATAAACATTCACATCAAAATGATCTCCTTCatagtttgtttcttttactgTTGTTCAACTTTAGTCCAAGCAACCTACAAAATATAGAACCAATAAAAGTGAATCCAAATGCACGGAACTAATTCtcgaaatataaaaataatccAAACAACAACACAAATAACTAATCCAAACTACAAAATATAAAGCTAA
This genomic interval from Argentina anserina chromosome 1, drPotAnse1.1, whole genome shotgun sequence contains the following:
- the LOC126785138 gene encoding uncharacterized protein LOC126785138, whose product is MSFHTQNRPTLLLGVLSENRTQNRTKSGSSVAVHVSSVLQTNGKGGNGNGNLSDQPKKGMALKKRQVSKFVLSQPNTVGIIGGVSVYSSLLFLEKLVWWSLKDGGECPPFVVCSDTAQYKELPIRSLFQSLKRKATKAKYSSKNRAIIDSLCQKRAFLENSGARCIVMPCHLSHAWHEQISQDCSLRFLHIGECVARELREAKMKPLEAGSNVRIGVLGAEATLTAGFYQQKLSIQGFEVVVPDKATMEHVVTPAIEALKRRDMEGARNLLRISVQVLLVRGVNIVIIASDELQGVLPRDDPLLKKCIDPMDALARSTIKWAKATGNGG
- the LOC126785147 gene encoding uncharacterized protein LOC126785147; this encodes MGGREGNGGGSEGFSVLNRLMVKYRPIMPKPLYGGSTPLSTLPKRTKRRYVRTERIYREEQRGKQETSTDEQRVETLQLLPHLVEESGSGSSGIDRSKHSGGSSNFEVDSVVEDYSHWLSLGGGGDPKAAVGKRVPDPPVVMEQMGGVESWVTVECVRGSCIKAPSSSQGFEFPGVRVDEEIMMRLKKDECPGFISDGWNRVRWLNGAFRTMVKMTRLQPLTVLLWMNEELPHTTNSAFTCQVRLKYTVVEDQKKDKRYYYSGLVPCDLWRMNGGGFAWRLDVKAALTLGG